Part of the Tolypothrix sp. PCC 7910 genome, TAATAGATGAATTTCCCCATACTCCACACCCGGGCGGATTTTGGCAATACAAGCATCATGGGCTGCCAACACCACATCATAAATATCTCTTTGGGTTGAGGAAAATTTACCGGATACAGGCCAGGTACGAGTGATATCAGCCGCCCACCCCATTTCAGTTTCCGCGCCCACATCAGCCAGTAGTAAATCTCCTGGTTGCAGGGGATGGTGATATTGCTCGTTATGCAAAACTTCACCGTGGACTGTGACAATACTGTTATAAGCAGTCGTCATGTTATGGGCGATGATTACTCCCTCCATTGCCCCACGTACTTCTGCTTCTCGTTTAGCAACACGTGTAGCAGCCATCCCGGCTTTATGGGCTGCTATACTCACAGCCGCGGCTTTGCGTAGTTCAGCTAATGCGCCTTCATCGTGGGTGAGGCGTAAGGAAACAATAGCCTTGGCTAACTCTAAGTCAATTCCTTGAGGTGAACTTTGCGGTAAAACCCATCTATTGAATAGCTGGGATTGCTGTGTCCAAGTAGCCGCATCTTGGACTGCGATCGTGGCTGCGTCTCCTAACGACAACTCTAGTTCTGCCATTGGTTTAGCGCCATCAGCCCCCATCATCTGGGCGATTTCCTCCCGCTTGGGCATTTCTCCGTGCCAGAGAGCGCTGCTAGGTTGAGGATCGTCCATGAATAACTCCAGCTTTCCTGCTTCCAAACGAATTGCCGCATTTGGTAAGGGTAGCCCAGCAAAATAGAGGAAATGACTACTAGCGCGGAAAGGAAAAACATTGGCTTGAAAGTTACGTGGATTGCTGCTTCCTGACCAAAAAATAGCGGGAAAATCAATCAAGCTAGCTAACTTTTGCCGCCTTTGGCGTAGAATCTCAACCAGAGAACTAGAGCTTTGTTGGATAACCATAAATACAAACTTAGCTTTTATTAAAATTATGAATTAAAAAGTCTAATAGCCTTTGTTAGGGCAAATTAGAAGTTTCAGCCAAAATTTAGATTTTGACTGAAACATTCTTCAATAGACAATTGCACGAATTTTTAATTAATTTTTATCGTCATCGTCTTTTTCATCTTTGCTATTATTATCTTTCTCATCATCATCATTATCCTGCTCGGATTCAGACTGTTCGGTAGATTTATTTTTGTACTGTTCTTTTTGTTGCTCGGTTTGCTCAAGCGGTTTCTGTACTTCATTACTACAGCTGATTAATCCTCCAGAAATTAGCGCTAAGTTAATCGCTGCGAAAATAAACCCAAAGATTTTTATACTTAAATTCGGCTTCA contains:
- a CDS encoding aminopeptidase P family protein: MVIQQSSSSLVEILRQRRQKLASLIDFPAIFWSGSSNPRNFQANVFPFRASSHFLYFAGLPLPNAAIRLEAGKLELFMDDPQPSSALWHGEMPKREEIAQMMGADGAKPMAELELSLGDAATIAVQDAATWTQQSQLFNRWVLPQSSPQGIDLELAKAIVSLRLTHDEGALAELRKAAAVSIAAHKAGMAATRVAKREAEVRGAMEGVIIAHNMTTAYNSIVTVHGEVLHNEQYHHPLQPGDLLLADVGAETEMGWAADITRTWPVSGKFSSTQRDIYDVVLAAHDACIAKIRPGVEYGEIHLLAATVIADGLANLGILRGKAEDLVELNAHALFFPHGIGHLLGLDVHDMEDLGDLAGYEAGRNRSDRFGFSYLRLNRPLRPGMLVTIEPGFYQVPAILNDAKQSSKYQNIVNWERLSLFADVRGIRIEDDVLVTDASSEVLTAALPNQASAVEELIG